Part of the Chitinivibrionales bacterium genome is shown below.
AACGGCACGACCTATGCTAAACTGATCGATGGTCTCAATCAGAAGGGTATTGTTCTCAATCGTAAAACTCTTGCCCATCTTGCGGTCCATGAACCCGAATCATTCACCAACCTCATCGAACAGGTCAAGGCGTAGCCAGTATTCATTCTATGGCACAGGAGGAAACCTACACGCTCGATGCCCTGGAGGAGCTTCGAAAGAATGTCTTTTCCGAACTCGATGATGCACAGGATGCCCAATCCCTGGAAGCGTTCCGGATAAAGTATCTGGGCAAAAAAGGAATTCTGCGCAATCTTTTAAAGGGCCTTAAAAACCTTCCGGTAGATCAGCGTAAGGAGTTCGGTGCACAGGCAAACAAGCTCCGCTCCGAGGTCGAAGAACGGTTTTCTGCAAAGACCGAAAAGAAAGAAGCGGGGGCTCAAAAGTCTGCAACGGCTTTCGATTCTACCCTTCCGGGCTATCCTTTTCCTCAGGGAAGTATCCATCCGCTGACCCGTATCCGCAATCAGATTCGCGACATTTTTATCACGATGGGCTTTGATGTTGCCTATGGTCCTGATGTTGAGAGCGATTACTATAATTTTGCGGCGCTCAACTTTCCGCCTTATCATCCGGCGCGGGATATGCAGGATACCTTCACGGTCTCTCCCGAAGTGGTACTGAGGACCCATACCTCACCGGTCCAGATCCGGGTAATGGAGAAGCAGAAGCCACCGCTCCGGTATATCATGCCCGGACGGGTCTACCGTCATGAAGAAATCAGCTCGCGCAGCTATTGCATATTTCATCAGATTGAAGGGCTGTATGTCGACCGCAATGTCTCTTTTTCGGACCTGAAAGGTACCCTGCTCGGCTTTGCCCGTCGTTTTTTCGATGATAAAACGCAGATAAAAATCCGTCCGAGTTTTTTTCCTTTTACCGAGCCTAGTGTTGAAATCGATGTCGAATGTTTTCTCTGCAAAGGCGCGGGATGCCCGGTTTGTAAGCAGAGCGGGTGGCTTGAGATTCTCGGTGCGGGAATGGTTCATCCCAATGTCCTTGCTTCCGGAGGGATCGACAGCGACATCTATACCGGCTTTGCATTCGGCATGGGTCTCGAACGCATTGCGCTTCTGAAATATACCATTGATGATATTCGTCTGTTTTTTGAAAATGACATTCGTTTCCTGAAACAATTTTAACTCTCTTTACAATATATTATGCTTATACCGTTACAGTGGCTTAAGGATTTTGTCGATATCACCGTTCCGGTGGACGAACTGACTGATGCAATTACCCGGGCCGGCCTGGAGGTAGCGTCGGTGAAAGAAATGCATATCCCATCGGGCATAAAGGTTGCAAAAATCCTTGGCCTTCGCCCCCATCCCAATGCCGACAAGCTCAAATTATGTGATGTCGATGCGGGGAAAAAAATGACAATCGTCTGTGGAGCGCCGAATGTCGTCGAGGGCATGTATGCGCCTCTGGCCACAATCGGAACGGTATTATCCCCCGAATTTACCGTCAAAAAAGCGAAAATCCGGGGCGTGGAATCCTCCGGCATGCTCTGTTCCGAAAAGGAACTCGGTATTTCGGATGATCACAGCGGTATTATGGCGCTTTCGGAAGAATTCGAGCCGGGGAAGGAGCTTTCGGAATATTTTCCGGGTGATTCGGTTATCGAAATAGAGATTACCCCCGACCGGGGAGATTGCCTGAGCATGCTCGGTGTTGCACGGGAGGTTTCGGCGGTATTAGGTCTTCCGCTCAAAAACACGGTAAAACATCCTGAAGAATCGGAGGGAAAGATCCACGATTTAATTTCCGTTGAAATTAAAAATCCATCTGCCTGCCCCCGGTATCTTGGACGGATGGTCACCGGTGTAACCATTGGTGAGTCTCCGGAATGGATGAAACGCCGTCTGCGGGAAGCCGGACTTCGGCCGATCAACAATGTTGTCGATATCACCAATTATATCCTTCTCCATTTCGGCCACCCGATGCATGCCTTTGATTATGATAAAATTGAACAAAAGAAAATTATTGTCGATAATGCGCAGCAGGGGCAGAAATTTATGACCCTCGATGAAGTGGAGCGGGAGCTGATTTCCAATGACCTGCTTATTTACGATGGAGAAAAGTCTGTTGCGCTTGCGGGCATTATGGGAGGCGCCGGATCGGCGATTTCCGAATCGACCACCGATGTGTTTCTTGAATGCGCCTATTTCGATCCGGTCACTGTTCGAAAAACATCAAAACGCCTCAACCTTTC
Proteins encoded:
- the pheT gene encoding phenylalanine--tRNA ligase subunit beta; this translates as MLIPLQWLKDFVDITVPVDELTDAITRAGLEVASVKEMHIPSGIKVAKILGLRPHPNADKLKLCDVDAGKKMTIVCGAPNVVEGMYAPLATIGTVLSPEFTVKKAKIRGVESSGMLCSEKELGISDDHSGIMALSEEFEPGKELSEYFPGDSVIEIEITPDRGDCLSMLGVAREVSAVLGLPLKNTVKHPEESEGKIHDLISVEIKNPSACPRYLGRMVTGVTIGESPEWMKRRLREAGLRPINNVVDITNYILLHFGHPMHAFDYDKIEQKKIIVDNAQQGQKFMTLDEVERELISNDLLIYDGEKSVALAGIMGGAGSAISESTTDVFLECAYFDPVTVRKTSKRLNLSTDSSYRFERGVDPEQGLVDAIDTAAEFLRLYAGGTVVPGCIDECPQPLEKRTVPLRPAQVCRLLGVTVEKDTIISYLSSLG
- the pheS gene encoding phenylalanine--tRNA ligase subunit alpha — translated: MAQEETYTLDALEELRKNVFSELDDAQDAQSLEAFRIKYLGKKGILRNLLKGLKNLPVDQRKEFGAQANKLRSEVEERFSAKTEKKEAGAQKSATAFDSTLPGYPFPQGSIHPLTRIRNQIRDIFITMGFDVAYGPDVESDYYNFAALNFPPYHPARDMQDTFTVSPEVVLRTHTSPVQIRVMEKQKPPLRYIMPGRVYRHEEISSRSYCIFHQIEGLYVDRNVSFSDLKGTLLGFARRFFDDKTQIKIRPSFFPFTEPSVEIDVECFLCKGAGCPVCKQSGWLEILGAGMVHPNVLASGGIDSDIYTGFAFGMGLERIALLKYTIDDIRLFFENDIRFLKQF